Proteins from one Rhodoflexus caldus genomic window:
- the porM gene encoding type IX secretion system motor protein PorM/GldM → MAGGKVTPRQAMINMMYLVLTCLLALQVSNTVLEKFYYMDDSLRYANSLAREATNKTLEGMKAQVAKEGNKPKDLAIIAQAEDAKAKTSEMMDFIEKIRKDLIEYTGGMKDDGKYVDEKNYDKSTTFLIGPEGSKNGKAYELKKRLNEFAEKMSTYDKEIQIAKIALDAKEMPRFKNDGNQNHKDFAQINFERTPLVACLAILSQFQSDVVRAESDVIKKLSSKVGGVEIKFDRINAMVSAESKIVAAGTKYRATMFLAASASNIVPQMSSTAGAVKVENGIGTVEFTAQGGNYDKDGNLKKSWEGTIKIKKADGEDTVFRVKEEYIVAKPVVDIQAANVSALYFQCGNELKVNVPALGAAYNPSFQAEGAEVIKGASKSEVIVVPTANKVVLKVFSDGNLIEPKEFKVKLLPEPKVEILNGGKPLDVKNGGACPTSLKARALGDPSIRDVIPKDANYRVTEWTVMLVRGRRPIIPERKFTTEEANLADFRAQAKEGDRLIIEVKQVKRRNYKGDILDVKANVDAISFQITQ, encoded by the coding sequence ATGGCAGGTGGTAAGGTAACACCAAGGCAGGCGATGATTAACATGATGTATCTCGTACTGACCTGTTTGTTGGCCTTGCAAGTGAGCAACACGGTATTGGAGAAGTTCTATTATATGGATGACAGTCTCCGTTATGCCAACAGTCTTGCTCGCGAAGCAACCAATAAAACATTAGAGGGCATGAAAGCCCAAGTGGCCAAAGAAGGCAATAAGCCAAAAGATTTGGCAATTATTGCTCAGGCAGAAGACGCTAAGGCGAAGACATCGGAAATGATGGACTTCATCGAGAAAATACGCAAAGACTTAATCGAGTACACCGGCGGTATGAAAGACGACGGTAAGTATGTAGATGAGAAAAACTACGATAAGTCCACTACATTTCTTATTGGTCCGGAAGGCTCAAAAAATGGTAAAGCCTATGAGTTGAAAAAACGACTCAATGAGTTTGCCGAAAAAATGAGCACTTACGACAAAGAAATTCAGATTGCGAAAATTGCGCTGGATGCTAAGGAAATGCCTCGCTTCAAAAACGACGGCAACCAAAACCACAAGGATTTTGCGCAAATTAACTTCGAACGCACTCCTTTAGTAGCTTGTTTGGCTATTCTTAGCCAATTCCAGTCAGATGTTGTGCGTGCGGAGAGCGATGTTATCAAGAAGCTGAGTTCTAAAGTAGGTGGTGTGGAAATTAAATTTGACCGCATCAATGCTATGGTAAGCGCAGAATCTAAGATTGTAGCTGCCGGTACAAAATATCGCGCAACTATGTTCTTAGCTGCCTCTGCTTCTAATATCGTGCCTCAAATGTCTTCTACAGCCGGTGCAGTAAAAGTTGAAAATGGTATCGGTACCGTAGAGTTTACTGCTCAGGGCGGCAACTATGATAAAGATGGTAATCTGAAAAAATCTTGGGAAGGTACTATCAAAATCAAGAAAGCCGACGGCGAAGACACTGTATTCCGCGTGAAAGAAGAGTATATCGTGGCTAAACCTGTGGTAGATATTCAGGCAGCTAACGTTTCTGCTCTCTACTTCCAGTGCGGTAACGAGTTGAAAGTAAACGTACCTGCATTAGGTGCCGCTTACAACCCGTCTTTCCAAGCTGAAGGTGCTGAGGTAATCAAAGGTGCTTCTAAGAGTGAAGTTATCGTTGTACCTACTGCCAACAAAGTAGTGCTTAAAGTATTCAGCGATGGCAACCTGATTGAGCCTAAGGAGTTCAAGGTAAAACTGTTGCCTGAACCTAAGGTTGAAATTCTGAATGGAGGCAAACCTTTGGATGTGAAAAACGGTGGTGCTTGTCCTACTTCGCTGAAAGCACGTGCACTTGGCGACCCAAGCATTCGCGATGTAATTCCGAAAGATGCTAACTATCGTGTTACAGAATGGACTGTAATGCTGGTGCGCGGCCGTCGTCCGATTATTCCGGAGCGTAAATTCACCACTGAAGAGGCTAACTTGGCTGACTTCCGTGCACAAGCAAAAGAAGGCGACCGCCTGATTATTGAGGTGAAACAAGTAAAACGTCGTAACTACAAAGGCGACATTTTGGATGTGAAAGCAAACGTAG
- the porL gene encoding type IX secretion system motor protein PorL/GldL, producing MGSGKESAVAKFNRVVVPKITSVGAAVVIVGAMFKIMSWPGAGPMLVVGLSVEAFIFLLGVIAPVPPPEKHYEWERVYPELADEGQATKVDSQAANKLAATGALVGLDQMLQEADLSTESFKSFGKGIKTLNESALKMRDMSEAAAASEDYSKNLRAASQSLVTLNKSYASTVEAMAAMANASAQAKEYHAQVQTITKNLGALNAVYEMELKDANSHLKAMNKFYGNLTVAMESMADASKESQLFKDQMSKLTANLTSLNKVYGNMLTAMKG from the coding sequence ATGGGTAGCGGAAAAGAAAGCGCTGTCGCGAAGTTTAATCGCGTGGTAGTTCCAAAAATCACCAGCGTAGGTGCTGCGGTGGTTATCGTAGGTGCCATGTTCAAGATTATGTCATGGCCGGGTGCCGGTCCTATGCTCGTTGTAGGACTTTCTGTGGAAGCATTCATCTTCTTACTGGGTGTAATTGCACCTGTTCCTCCTCCTGAGAAGCACTATGAGTGGGAGCGCGTGTATCCTGAATTGGCAGATGAAGGTCAAGCTACTAAAGTTGATTCTCAGGCTGCCAATAAACTTGCTGCTACAGGTGCACTTGTTGGCCTCGACCAAATGTTGCAAGAAGCAGACCTTTCTACCGAATCTTTCAAGAGCTTTGGTAAAGGTATCAAAACTCTCAACGAGTCAGCATTGAAAATGCGCGACATGAGCGAGGCTGCTGCTGCTTCCGAAGACTATTCTAAAAATCTGCGTGCAGCTTCTCAGTCTTTAGTAACACTGAATAAATCATATGCTTCTACTGTGGAAGCAATGGCTGCAATGGCTAATGCCTCTGCACAGGCAAAAGAATATCATGCACAAGTACAGACTATTACCAAAAACTTGGGTGCGCTGAACGCAGTGTATGAAATGGAATTGAAAGATGCCAACAGCCACTTAAAGGCAATGAATAAATTCTATGGCAACCTTACAGTAGCTATGGAGAGCATGGCCGACGCAAGCAAAGAATCTCAATTGTTCAAAGACCAGATGTCAAAACTGACAGCCAATTTGACTTCTCTGAACAAAGTGTACGGCAACATGCTGACCGCAATGAAAGGCTAA
- the porK gene encoding T9SS ring complex lipoprotein PorK/GldK, producing the protein MIRYGRLRSVSPLYSTLALVLVLQSCIFGGKNKDTGELTGVQGREGWKQELPYGMVSIPPGTFHMGQADEDVASSKISMNKQITISGFYMDDTEITNNEYRQFIYEAADHFPLGGDSTIFVRYRKVLPLIEDEQSLKDIAYPDTMVWMKDFTYHMGDPMTTYYFDHPAYDDYPVVGVSWKAALLFCEWRTKKLNQARTDKGKFPMPNFRLPSEAEWEYAARGGRDMAKYPWGGPYVRNAKGCALANFKPGRGNYYDDGFSYTGPVASYFANDYGLYDMAGNVAEWCEDAFSPVSVPLVWDLNPTYYDENEPRKLIRGGSWKDIAFLIETGTRSFEYGDTARSFIGFRCAMTYLGRSSGFEF; encoded by the coding sequence ATGATACGATATGGCCGATTGCGTAGTGTATCACCGCTTTACAGCACTTTGGCATTAGTGCTGGTCTTACAAAGCTGTATTTTTGGCGGTAAGAACAAAGATACCGGTGAACTGACAGGCGTTCAGGGGCGCGAAGGGTGGAAGCAGGAATTACCATACGGCATGGTTTCCATTCCTCCCGGTACTTTTCACATGGGGCAGGCAGACGAGGATGTAGCTTCCTCTAAAATTTCCATGAACAAGCAAATTACCATCAGCGGCTTTTACATGGACGATACCGAAATTACCAACAACGAGTATCGCCAGTTTATATATGAAGCTGCTGACCATTTTCCTTTGGGTGGCGACAGCACCATTTTTGTTCGCTACAGAAAAGTTCTGCCATTAATTGAAGATGAACAGTCTCTGAAAGATATCGCCTATCCTGACACAATGGTATGGATGAAAGATTTCACCTACCACATGGGCGACCCAATGACTACCTATTACTTTGACCATCCCGCTTATGACGATTATCCCGTAGTAGGTGTTTCATGGAAAGCTGCCCTGCTGTTTTGCGAATGGCGCACCAAAAAGTTGAATCAGGCCAGAACAGACAAAGGCAAGTTCCCGATGCCTAACTTCCGCTTGCCTTCCGAAGCCGAATGGGAGTATGCAGCTCGTGGCGGCCGCGACATGGCAAAATATCCTTGGGGTGGCCCATATGTACGAAACGCCAAAGGCTGTGCACTTGCCAATTTCAAACCCGGACGCGGTAATTATTATGATGACGGCTTCTCTTACACAGGCCCGGTAGCGTCTTACTTTGCTAACGATTACGGCCTTTACGATATGGCCGGTAATGTTGCCGAGTGGTGCGAGGATGCTTTCAGCCCCGTAAGCGTGCCGTTGGTATGGGATTTGAACCCCACCTATTACGACGAAAACGAACCACGCAAACTTATCCGTGGCGGCTCATGGAAAGATATTGCTTTCCTGATTGAAACCGGTACACGTAGCTTTGAGTATGGAGATACTGCACGTTCATTTATTGGTTTCCGTTGCGCAATGACCTATTTGGGACGCTCTTCTGGCTTTGAATTCTAA
- a CDS encoding PorP/SprF family type IX secretion system membrane protein codes for MKRNLVYFLITLFTLGFGWEASAQQDAQFSQFMFNQLYLNPATAGIDSRFTHFNLIHRRQWVGYSTTLDGDGGAPVSTVLSATMPINAIRSGVGIHILNDALGPITNNDIQLSYAYHHTLKNGARLSLGMRGGFYNQTFDFGKLRPNEPNDPLIIGRGRESQFTPDFAVGMYYSTQKYFAGISANHLLQPGFEYGTTFAISPLERNYTLLGGGEFVLSSDFSVRPSAIVKTNLRNVVSYEGAVLLDISRKYYAGASFRDLGPVSSVSMLIGASILKDNSMTLGYAFDYEITGAAAKAATSHELRIGYRIPAPKKAELFNIRTPRFRFD; via the coding sequence ATGAAAAGAAACCTTGTTTACTTTCTCATTACCCTGTTTACGTTAGGTTTTGGGTGGGAAGCATCGGCACAGCAAGATGCGCAGTTCAGCCAGTTTATGTTTAATCAGCTTTACTTAAACCCGGCCACTGCAGGTATAGACAGTCGTTTTACACATTTTAATTTAATCCATCGCAGGCAGTGGGTAGGTTACAGCACCACCCTCGATGGTGATGGTGGAGCACCTGTCAGCACCGTATTGTCTGCCACTATGCCCATTAATGCCATACGCAGCGGCGTGGGTATTCATATTCTGAACGATGCATTGGGGCCAATTACTAACAACGACATACAACTGTCCTATGCATATCATCATACATTAAAAAACGGTGCGCGTTTGTCTTTGGGTATGCGGGGCGGTTTCTATAATCAAACCTTCGATTTCGGGAAACTGCGTCCTAATGAACCCAACGACCCGCTCATCATAGGCAGGGGCAGAGAAAGCCAATTTACACCCGACTTTGCAGTAGGCATGTACTACTCTACCCAAAAGTATTTTGCCGGCATTAGTGCCAACCACTTGCTGCAACCCGGATTTGAATATGGTACAACATTTGCGATTAGCCCGCTTGAGCGAAACTATACCTTATTGGGCGGCGGAGAGTTTGTGTTGTCTTCTGATTTTTCTGTTCGGCCTTCCGCCATTGTTAAAACTAACTTGCGAAACGTTGTTTCTTATGAAGGTGCCGTATTGCTGGATATCAGCCGCAAATATTATGCGGGAGCCTCCTTTCGCGATTTAGGCCCTGTCAGCAGTGTTTCAATGCTCATCGGTGCTTCTATATTGAAAGACAATTCCATGACACTGGGCTATGCATTTGACTATGAAATAACCGGTGCAGCGGCAAAAGCTGCCACTTCGCATGAACTCAGAATTGGCTATCGCATACCTGCCCCTAAAAAGGCGGAATTATTTAATATCAGAACGCCAAGATTCAGATTTGACTAA
- a CDS encoding uroporphyrinogen-III synthase encodes MTEGKVSSIVLHPERLKPIKRILISQPRPESDKNPYSELAAKFNLQIDFRPFIQVDPVGIKEFRKQKINILEHTAIIFTSKNAVDHLFKLCSESKIEMPPEMKYFCISDQTANYLQKYITIRKRKIFTGKRTVTDLFDLIKKHKTENYLYPCSDIRKDDLPAFMEKSGIKFTEAIIYHTVPSDLKDMDIKQYDLIAFFSPSGVNSLLTNFPEFKQGDILFAAFGPTTGKAVTDNNLILDIQAPHPDAPSMTGAIELYIKETEKSNKQ; translated from the coding sequence ATGACAGAGGGTAAAGTTTCATCCATTGTGCTGCATCCTGAACGTCTCAAGCCAATCAAAAGAATTCTGATTTCACAGCCAAGGCCGGAATCCGACAAAAACCCTTATTCCGAGTTGGCTGCCAAATTCAACTTGCAGATAGATTTTCGCCCCTTTATTCAGGTTGATCCCGTTGGTATCAAAGAGTTTAGGAAGCAAAAAATCAATATATTAGAACATACGGCTATCATCTTTACCAGCAAAAATGCGGTTGATCATTTGTTCAAACTGTGTAGCGAAAGCAAAATAGAGATGCCCCCCGAGATGAAATATTTCTGCATTTCTGACCAAACAGCCAATTATTTGCAGAAATATATCACCATCCGCAAGCGCAAAATATTCACGGGTAAAAGAACCGTTACCGACCTGTTCGATTTGATTAAAAAACATAAAACGGAAAACTACCTGTATCCTTGTTCAGATATCCGCAAGGACGACCTGCCCGCATTTATGGAAAAAAGCGGCATTAAGTTCACGGAGGCCATTATCTATCATACAGTCCCCAGCGACTTGAAAGATATGGACATTAAGCAGTACGACCTCATTGCTTTTTTCAGTCCGTCGGGCGTTAATTCACTGCTGACCAACTTCCCTGAATTTAAACAAGGGGATATATTATTCGCCGCTTTCGGGCCAACTACCGGCAAAGCTGTTACAGACAATAACCTGATACTCGATATTCAGGCTCCCCATCCCGATGCACCTTCCATGACAGGGGCTATCGAGCTTTATATCAAAGAAACAGAAAAAAGCAATAAGCAATAA
- a CDS encoding DUF4271 domain-containing protein, whose protein sequence is MGKRWCSYWIGLLWMSLVACNAFGQSATGLAIYEDISHRWLIYDYNEKIYVPYLPGIHPPTRYLHVVLQPQAWQPARKLVLPVEKETLLFINNNLSHYIRQPQTMVWDLDSLAAGNTTLLLTYAFERPIAKLPPLFLGEQQTEPVAVRRDSLIKSTAKSLAAKNRPRQTATIRRTPEQKNYLLVVAVACSVMLAAFSLINPRYVSIKDSLQSLIQLFKYREVQEKTDFNALLVFAVMFAALATYLLMLVAEYSTSFAQVAALAEGNDWFIGNYLKIGGWLMLFLLLKYLLIELLHGVFAHRTLAEKHIAISFNIYKIFILLIFALFTAYHLSHYYRLYISPHILYYSLIWGWVTVTALTGLVLYLSVPQRFIYLIAYLCTTEVLPLLLVLKLFLIPS, encoded by the coding sequence ATGGGTAAGCGTTGGTGTAGTTATTGGATAGGCCTGTTGTGGATGAGCCTTGTAGCATGTAATGCTTTTGGGCAGTCTGCAACAGGTCTTGCCATCTATGAAGACATCAGCCACCGGTGGCTGATATATGACTACAACGAAAAAATATACGTGCCGTACTTGCCCGGTATTCATCCGCCTACTCGCTATCTGCATGTAGTGCTGCAACCTCAGGCATGGCAACCTGCCCGAAAGTTGGTATTACCCGTTGAAAAGGAAACGCTATTGTTTATTAACAACAATCTCAGCCACTATATCCGACAACCCCAAACAATGGTATGGGACTTGGACAGTTTAGCAGCAGGCAATACCACTTTGTTACTAACCTATGCATTCGAGCGCCCGATAGCAAAACTGCCCCCCTTGTTTTTAGGCGAGCAACAAACCGAACCTGTTGCTGTACGAAGAGACTCTTTAATAAAAAGTACTGCAAAATCTTTGGCCGCTAAGAACAGACCGAGGCAAACTGCAACGATACGCCGTACTCCCGAGCAAAAGAATTATCTGTTGGTAGTTGCTGTTGCGTGTAGTGTGATGCTTGCCGCATTTTCGTTAATCAACCCGCGCTACGTTTCCATTAAGGATAGCTTACAGTCGCTCATTCAACTGTTCAAATACCGTGAAGTTCAGGAAAAAACAGACTTTAACGCATTGTTGGTATTTGCAGTAATGTTTGCTGCCTTAGCAACCTACCTGCTGATGCTTGTTGCCGAATACTCCACTTCGTTCGCACAAGTTGCCGCCCTTGCTGAAGGGAATGATTGGTTTATTGGCAATTACTTGAAAATCGGCGGGTGGTTGATGCTATTTCTGTTGTTGAAATACCTGTTAATAGAACTGTTACATGGCGTTTTTGCACATCGCACACTGGCCGAAAAGCATATAGCCATCAGTTTTAATATTTACAAAATATTCATTCTGCTCATATTTGCGCTGTTTACAGCCTACCATCTGAGCCATTATTATCGGCTGTATATTTCACCGCACATATTGTATTATTCGCTGATTTGGGGGTGGGTAACAGTAACCGCCCTCACAGGACTTGTGTTGTACTTATCGGTTCCACAGCGATTTATTTATTTAATTGCCTATCTTTGCACTACCGAAGTATTACCTCTATTGTTAGTACTCAAGCTATTTCTGATTCCTTCATAA
- a CDS encoding (Fe-S)-binding protein encodes MELFTSLVQQLFFLAALAAAAIAVTSRVQRIAGNIRLGKPLDRTDRPAERLKTMLLIAFGQKKMFDKPLVGLMHFIIYAAFIIVNIEVLEIVLDGLLGTHRLFAPYLGSAYRLLLNFFELLALGVVITCVIFLIRRNARLVPRFWSREMTEWPRMDANIILTAEIALMFCLFTMNAADSILQTREDSAYAMAHYPEVGSFLVSSLLIPLYKGLDTGSLILLERGAWWLHILGIMSFAVYVTYSKHLHIALAFPNTYFSNLEPKGKIENMAVVTAEVKSMLGINDGQEAAAPQEISRFGAKDVEDLTWKNLMDAYSCTECGRCTASCPANITGKLLSPRKIMMDTRDRLEEKGELIAKFGEGYDDGKSLYGDYITKEEVMACTTCNACVDACPININPLDIILQVRQYIAMEESATPASWNSMFANIENNAAPWAFSASDRFNWASEIK; translated from the coding sequence ATGGAACTGTTTACTTCACTTGTGCAGCAACTTTTCTTTTTGGCAGCGCTTGCGGCAGCCGCGATTGCCGTTACATCGCGCGTACAACGCATTGCGGGCAATATCAGGTTGGGTAAACCGCTCGACCGCACCGACCGCCCTGCGGAGCGCCTGAAAACCATGCTGCTGATTGCCTTCGGGCAAAAGAAAATGTTTGATAAGCCCTTGGTGGGTCTGATGCACTTCATCATTTACGCGGCTTTTATCATTGTCAATATTGAGGTGCTGGAAATTGTGCTGGATGGACTGCTGGGCACGCACCGCCTTTTTGCGCCTTATTTGGGCAGTGCCTACCGCTTGTTGCTGAACTTCTTTGAGTTGCTTGCTTTGGGGGTTGTAATTACCTGCGTAATCTTCCTGATTCGTCGCAATGCCCGACTGGTGCCCCGCTTCTGGAGCCGTGAAATGACCGAATGGCCGCGAATGGATGCCAATATCATCCTTACGGCCGAAATTGCACTGATGTTCTGCCTGTTCACTATGAACGCCGCCGACAGCATTCTGCAAACCCGCGAAGACAGCGCATACGCCATGGCTCACTACCCCGAAGTAGGCTCATTTCTGGTAAGCAGCCTGCTCATCCCTTTGTATAAAGGCTTGGATACCGGCTCTTTGATACTGCTTGAGCGCGGTGCATGGTGGCTGCACATTTTAGGCATTATGTCCTTTGCCGTTTACGTAACCTACTCTAAACACTTGCATATTGCGCTGGCATTCCCCAATACCTATTTTTCCAATCTGGAACCCAAGGGTAAGATTGAAAACATGGCAGTAGTTACTGCCGAAGTAAAATCTATGCTGGGTATCAACGATGGTCAGGAAGCAGCCGCTCCACAAGAAATTTCCCGATTCGGTGCAAAAGACGTGGAAGACCTGACATGGAAAAACCTGATGGATGCTTACAGTTGCACCGAATGCGGACGTTGTACGGCCTCTTGTCCTGCCAATATCACCGGCAAACTGCTCAGCCCGCGCAAAATTATGATGGACACCCGCGACCGTCTGGAAGAAAAAGGCGAGCTGATTGCCAAGTTCGGCGAGGGCTATGATGATGGCAAATCCCTGTACGGCGACTACATCACCAAAGAAGAAGTGATGGCATGTACTACCTGCAATGCCTGTGTAGATGCCTGCCCGATTAATATCAACCCATTGGACATCATTTTGCAAGTGCGGCAATATATAGCGATGGAAGAGTCCGCTACGCCTGCATCATGGAACTCCATGTTTGCCAATATTGAAAACAATGCGGCTCCGTGGGCATTTTCTGCTTCCGACCGCTTCAACTGGGCATCAGAAATTAAGTAG